The Solanum lycopersicum chromosome 8, SLM_r2.1 DNA segment TTTTAGTATCTAAATTAATATAGTCCATAATGTTTTAAAGTATAGATATGTAGCTAttgaaaaatgattaattaagctataataattttaaaaaaataatttggacGTGTCTAAATCTTGATCATCCTATCTTAAAGGGGCCAGGTGTAACGTCTCTTTCTCATGCTTAATAAATTTATAGTTTActcttaaataatttatttatttatttttgtaagaaaaacatattatccTATTGAAGATGAAGTTATGACTTTTGGAGAATATAAGTAATGTACACTAGATATATGATACAATTACCCAAACACAGaatctaaaattttaacttaatgagttttatttttaaagttctTAACATTGAGTTCactacaattttaaaattatggttgattttgtcaaattattggAAAAGATCAAAACTTATACATAAAACTAATTAgaagttattatattttattatagaaGTAGTTAACATCAGCCTGTTgggatttttaaattttgttgaaattcCCTATCACTATCTCAGCGTTAGTTAAGAGGGATGCAATAGGGGAATGTTAAATGTACATGTATTATACAATTTTGGGGGAAAAGCTAATAACATTATTTCAAGTCATATTGTACttttattaacttttattagtattattattatagttctGGTGTCTAGATTAATTTATCGTACCTCAACTAATTTCACATCATACTAGGTCAAAATTCTATTGTGGCATCCGAAAGTATTAGAAGGTAGCATGTGGCGATTGAGGCTAGTCAACTCCAGCTCAACAATGCTCAGTTTGACTAAGTGCTCACTCAAAAGGCAAAAGTTATGGCAGAGATTGTGGGTTATCCTAGGGTTCCAAGCTCTCAAGTGATTTTTTTGGATATATTTCTAGACTTTTTTAGGTCCCCGCAAGGATGACCTAACGATCGAGCCATCACACATTGGAGTAACCTTCTAGAGATATCAGGTTAAAAACTCAGCTACTATACACTAGGTGTGTGAGTCCGTTAGCTCTAACATATATGAACACCTTGGCAAAAATCACGTCCATTAAGAAATCAACAAACATAATGTGTAGTTTACTAAACTACCCTTGTTATATACTTCTCTTAAAAATTGAACACTATTAATATAAGGGTCTGGTTGAAAAACATACTAATTTTCGTCTTGAATTTTTAACGTCACACTTATTTTGGGACGGAGTGAGTACTTGTGAGATGAACAAGACACCTCATGTATTAGTTAAGTCATGCTCAAGTTGGCTTGAACActacttaaaaagtatattgtAGATTAATGACTTCATCTATATGATGTTGCTATGCcaacttcattaaaaaaatagaagttaAGTATAATAAAATCGTTTTAGCGTATAGAATGACCAATTCACATTCTATTTTCTATTTAATCCAAGAATGACTATTTCACATTTCTAAAACTACCTTCTGActtgcaaataaaaaaataaacttccaatttgtatatatagcctcaatgaaaattcaaaaaacacACACCACCAAATAACATCTCTTTCTTTAGTAGTAAAATTATGATGGCTCAATACAGTTCAGTTCTTACTATAATTGGGCTGATTTGTGTGCTCTTTTCATTTACTACTCATGCAGCTGAACAGAACAATTCACAAATCTATATTGTTCATTGTGAGTTCCCTTCTGGGGAAAGGACTGCAGAATACCAAGATTTAGAAAGCTGGTATCTTTCTTTCTTGCCTACAACAACCTCCGTTAGTTCTCGTGAGGCACCACGTTTGATATATTCCTATCGAAATGTCTTAACAGGCTTTGCAGCTAAGTTATCAGAAGAAGATATAAAGGAAATGGAAAAAAAGGAAGGATTTGTTTCTGCACGCCCCCAGCAGTTTGTTAGTTTACACACCACACATAGTGTCAATTTCTTGGGATTGCAACAGAACATGGGGTTCTGGAAAGACTCTAATTATGGGAAAGGTGTGATCATCGGAGTTCTAGACACTGGAATTCTTCCTGACCATCCTTCATTTAGTGACGTTGGGATGCCTACCCCACCTGCTAAGTGGAAAGGAGTTTGTGAGTCAAATTTTATGAACAAGTGTAACAAAAAGCTCATTGGAGCGAGGTCTTACCAACTTGGCAATGGTTCCCCGATAGATGGTAATGGACACGGTACACACACAGCAAGCACAGCTGCAGGAGCCTTTGTGAAAGGTGCTAATGTATATGGCAATGCTAATGGAACTGCAGTTGGTGTTGCACCTCTTGCCCATATAGCCATATATAAGGTATGTGGTTCCGATGGCAAGTGTTCTGACAGCGATATTTTAGCTGCCATGGATTCAGCTATAGATGATGGAGTAGATATTATTTCAATGTCCCTTGGTGGAGGTCCAGTCCCTTTCCATAGTGACAATATTGCTCTCGGGGCATACAGTGCAACAGAAAGAGGGATTCTTGTAAGTGCCTCTGCTGGAAATAGTGGTCCATCCCTTATCACAGCAGGGAACACCGCCCCTTGGATTCTTACGGTAGGCGCCAGCACTACTGATAGAAAGATAAAAGTTACTGTTACACTTGGAAATACAGAGGAATTTGAAGGGGAAGCTTCTTATCGTCCACAGATTTCCGACTCAAAATTCTTCACTCTGTATGATGCTTCAAAAGGTAAAGGTGATCCATCTAAAACCCCTTACTGCAAACCAGGGTCACTCACTGACCCTGCAATAAAAGGAAAGATAGTCATATGTTATCCAGGTGTCGTTTCTAAGGTTGTAAAAGGACAAGCTGTGAAGGATGCTGGAGGTGTTGGTATGATTGCCATCAACCTGCCAGAAGATGGTGTCACAAAATCAGCTGATGCTCATGTTCTTCCAGCTTTGGAGGTTTCAGCTGCAGATGGAATCAGAATTCTTACTTATACAAACTCAATATCAAACCCTACAGCTAAAATCACATTCCAAGGAACAATAATTGGAGATGAAAACGCTCCCATAGTTGCTTCATTTTCTTCTCGCGGACCAAATAAACCTAGTCCTGGCATCTTGAAACCTGACATAATCGGTCCTGGTGTTAATATCCTTGCTGCTTGGCCTACCTCCGTGGATGACAACAAAAAAACCAAATCCACATTCAATATTATATCAGGCACCTCGATGTCTTGCCCTCACCTTAGTGGCGTAGCAGCTCTGCTGAAGAGCACACATCCTGATTGGTCTCCTGCTGCTATTAAGTCTGCAATCATGACAACCGCTTACACTTTAAACCTTGCCAGTAGTCCAATACTAGATGAAAGGTTACTTCCTGCAGACATCTTTGCAATTGGTGCAGGACACGTTAATCCATCAAGTGCAAATGATCCAGGACTAGTTTATGATACCCCCTCCGAGGACTATTTCCCGTATTTATGTGGTTTGAGGTACACAAATGCACAGGTAAGTAAACTGTTACAACGCAAGGTAAATTGCTTAGAAGTAAAGAGTATCCCTGAAGCAGAATTAAACTATCCTTCGTTTTCCATATTTGGACTTGGATCAACTCCTCAGACATACACAAGAACTGTGACCAACGTTGGTGATGTTGCATCATCTTACAAAGTGGAGATAGCTTCACCTATAGGAGTTGCCATAGAAGTTGTACCCACAGAACTAAATTTCTCCAAGTTGAACCAGAAGTTAACATACCAAGTGACATTTTCCAAGACAACCAGCAGTTCAGAAGTTGTGGTTGTTGAGGGATTCTTGAAGTGGACTTCTACTAGGCACTCTGTGAGAAGTCCAATTGCAGTTGTATTGGTCTAGTGAAAAATTGGCTATATATATAAGTGCATAAAGTACTCGAACATTTGATTGTTTTACTGTATACTCTATGTtactttttcattattaaacAAAGTGTTTCACTGTTTGTTCACAGCTGATTGAAGAACATAAAAGCATATCCTCTTTGATAGAAGTCATATTTTCATTGATcgtttcttttactttttatatgttccatttttttaagggaaaagggtccgatatacccctcaattttgtcatttggagctgatataactctcgttataaaagtggctcatatatgcccttaccgttatacaaacggctcacatatacccctgccgttacaaaatggctcacatatacccttcatttaacggaagttaaaaaattagttttaaatttatatttattacttctaattttaaaaaaaaaattatttaggggtatatatgattcttttatcaaagttcaaggtatattttaatttttttgatacataaattattttttgacttcttttattataattatttgaatttcttattcttattttgtttttttctttcattccttagtttaaagaataaaaaaattaaactatatttttgtgtgtattgtaatttactctcgtattcgaagaaaaaatttgatcatgtacaataagttttacaagaatattagtgaaacataaataaatctgattatcaaaataataattataaattagtcattgaaacaaaaaaaaagtcaaaaaaaatatgtttgatgaggattaaatttactcatatgggattatattttttagaaaaaataataaaaatttagattaaaattattatttttttcatttccgttagaggaaaagggtatatgtgagccatttgtttacaagtagggtggggtatatatgagccactttcataacaaggggtatatcagctctaaatgacaaagttgaaggATATATCAGacacttttcccttttttttaaagaaagagaGTTCAAAAATGCCTGTTAATCTCCAGACTCCAATTATATATTCCGTTTACAAAGCTAGCATATGTAAGAGTTGAGAAAACTTGATAGCATTCATACGAAAAATAGCTATTGTCACGAACTTTCAAATTCCATTCGAAAACTCCAAGATAATGTCCTCAAATTTCAGTTGTAAATTTAGAACATTACAATCGTGTGACATgacataattatatttcttcaaCCCTCTAATTATGAATATTCTCAGGAGAAACTAAAAtcagtattgaatatattaatgaAACAGAATGATGCATATAgcgattttaaaaataatttggaagTGTCTTCATCTTGATCATCCCATCTTGAAGAAGTCTGGTGTAAGGTCTATTTCTCATGCTTAGTAAATTTATAGTTGCAGATGAGGTTGTGACTTTTCAGGAATATAAATAATCGTACACTAGATAGATGATACAGTTGAAagttatgatttataatttaatgtttatgaaaatttCGGAATAGGATCAATATTATCCTTAACTCTGCGAAATAGACCACTGATGATGCCTTCCATTACATTTTGGGATGAAAAGATGTCCCTGCAGTTATCCCCAACAGACCAC contains these protein-coding regions:
- the p69F gene encoding subtilisin-like protease precursor, whose amino-acid sequence is MMAQYSSVLTIIGLICVLFSFTTHAAEQNNSQIYIVHCEFPSGERTAEYQDLESWYLSFLPTTTSVSSREAPRLIYSYRNVLTGFAAKLSEEDIKEMEKKEGFVSARPQQFVSLHTTHSVNFLGLQQNMGFWKDSNYGKGVIIGVLDTGILPDHPSFSDVGMPTPPAKWKGVCESNFMNKCNKKLIGARSYQLGNGSPIDGNGHGTHTASTAAGAFVKGANVYGNANGTAVGVAPLAHIAIYKVCGSDGKCSDSDILAAMDSAIDDGVDIISMSLGGGPVPFHSDNIALGAYSATERGILVSASAGNSGPSLITAGNTAPWILTVGASTTDRKIKVTVTLGNTEEFEGEASYRPQISDSKFFTLYDASKGKGDPSKTPYCKPGSLTDPAIKGKIVICYPGVVSKVVKGQAVKDAGGVGMIAINLPEDGVTKSADAHVLPALEVSAADGIRILTYTNSISNPTAKITFQGTIIGDENAPIVASFSSRGPNKPSPGILKPDIIGPGVNILAAWPTSVDDNKKTKSTFNIISGTSMSCPHLSGVAALLKSTHPDWSPAAIKSAIMTTAYTLNLASSPILDERLLPADIFAIGAGHVNPSSANDPGLVYDTPSEDYFPYLCGLRYTNAQVSKLLQRKVNCLEVKSIPEAELNYPSFSIFGLGSTPQTYTRTVTNVGDVASSYKVEIASPIGVAIEVVPTELNFSKLNQKLTYQVTFSKTTSSSEVVVVEGFLKWTSTRHSVRSPIAVVLV